GGCCGGCGTACTCCCCGCGGTGGACCTCGTCCGGGAGCTGGGCGAAACCGGTCTCGACGACCGTCAGCCGTGTGCCGGTGCCGAGCGGTTCGAGGGTGAACTCCACATAGGTGCGACGCGGATCGTCCTCGGGCAGTCCCGCGATGTTCCAGGTGAAGCCGAACACCGTCGGCTCCTCCACCCGTTCCACCCGCATGTCGGCGCGATGACCGCCGTCCCATTTCATCCAGGCCGCGCCGCCCGGGCGCAGTTCGATCGCCGCCTGGTTGCCGAACCAGGCGCTCAGTCCCTCGGCCGTGGTGAGCGCCGCCCACACCGCGGCCGGCGGGTGCGCGATCTCGATGGTCCGCTCGATGCGATCAGGGAATGCCATCACTGCCTCCTTTGTATAGCAACTCTTTGGTTGCGACATTATGGCAACCAAATGGTTGCGTCAAGGCCCGGCGCGCCGTGATCACGGATCGGCGCGGCCGTGATCGAGGATCGGCGCGCCGTAATTGAGGTGCGCGCCGCCCTCACCCTTGGCACGCTTCCCCGGTGAACCGTGAACAGATGTCCCGGATCGCTCACGCCGGGCACCCGGTCAAGTCGCCGCTCGGCGACGACTCGGTGCGGCGGCTGCTGGCACGCGGGCTCCCCAGGGGCGACGAGCGGGTGCTGGACCTCGGGTGCGGTGGCGGGGAATGGCTGCTGCGCGCCCTGGCCATGGGGCCGCGGGTGCACGCCGAGGGCGTGGACATCGCCGAGGGCGACCTGTGCCGGGCCGCTGCCGCGGCGCGCGATCTCGGCGTCCGGGACCGGCTCGTCCTCCACCACCTGAGCGCCGAGGACTTCCAGTCCGCCGAGCCGTTCGACGTGGTCCTCAGCTTCGGGGCCGCGCATGTCTTCGGCGGGCTGCTGCCCACCCTCGCCGCGGCCCGCAGTCATCTGGCTCCCGGTGGCCGTGTCCTCGTCGGCGACGGGTTCTGGGAGCGGCCCCCGTCCCGGGAGGCCGTCGAGATGCTGGGGGACTTCACCGACCTGGCGACCACCGTGGACCGTGTCGTCGCCGACGGCTGGACTCCTGTCGACGGCCATGTCAGCACCCGTCAGGAACTGGACGATTACGAATGGGCCTGCTGGGGCTCGCTGGCCGCATGGGCTCTGGACCACCCCGGCGACCCGGACAGCTCGCACGCGCTCGCGACCGCCACCGCCCGGCGTACCGAATGGCTGCGCGTCTACCGGGACACCTTCGGCTTCGTCTCCCTGGTGCTGCGCCCGACGCCCGAGTAGGGCCCGCCGAAGCGGCCGTACAGCAGCAGCGCCCGGGTCAGGAGTCCCAGGGCCAGCGTCGAGCCCAGCGCCCGCACCACGTTCCACGCCACCCACGGTCCCTCGAAGTGATCGCGGAGGGCGTGCGGGTCGCCCTTGGCCGCCAGGGCGTTGTTCAGCGGGATGTTGAAGGCCGCCGTGACGAAGAAGACCAGGGCGTACGACAGCAGGGCCGCCCCGGCCCAGCGGGCGCAGGGTGTCCGGCGGAGCTGCCACGCCGAGACGCCCGTCAGCAACAGCGCGCCCATGAAGCCGAGGAAGAACACCGGGTTCTGGATCACGGTGTTGATGTCGCGCATGACCTCGACGTACGTCCGGTCGTCGCTGCGGGCCAGCGCCGGCATCACCGCGCAGGCGAAGATGTAGAAGACCCCGGCGATCAGGCCCATGGTGATCGTGGCCGCGATCAGGACGACGACCTCGGTGGCCCGGGATTCCCTCGTGGTGTGGCTTGTGTCCGTCATGCCTTCCAGCCAACCGGAGCGGCCCCGCCCCGGACATGGCTGAGGCGCGCACCCTCATACGCGTGCGTCCAGCTCGGCGGGGGCTCGGGAGGGCGCGGCCCGAGGGGCGTGCTTGAAGGCGGTACGAGGGGTTACGGAGACGTGGGCGGGCAGGCACTGTGAAGAGAAGCGCCCCAACGGTTCCCCCACGCTTCCTGCCTAGGCGGTGACAGGCACATGGCACTGGGTACGGCCACGTCGTCCTCGTACGAGCTGCGGTTCGATGCCGGACGGATCTGTCTGGATCTCCTCGCGACCAGCCACCCCGTCGAACGGCTGGACGGGGTGGTGTCGTTGCGCGCCTGGATCGGGGGCGCCGGGCTCGTCCCGGCCGGTACGCCGCTGGACCGTGCCGACGGTTCCTGGCTGGTGGGCTTCCGGGAACTGCGGGTGCACGTCGGGCAGTTGGTGCGGGCGCTGCACGCCGTGGCCGCACCGTCGTACGACCGCTCCCTCGCCCGGGTCAACGAGCTCGCCCGCGCCGCGACCCCGGCCCCGTGTGCCGTGCGCGGTGAAGACGGCGGTCTCGTCAGGGGGTTGGCCGAGCCGCCGGGTTGCGCGGGGCTGCTCGCGCTGGTCGCCCGGGACGCCGTGGAGCTGCTCACCGACCCCGTCGCGCGGGCGGCCGTACGGGAGTGCGAGGGGGACAACTGCCCGCTCGTGTACCTGGACACCTCCCGGGGGCGGCGCCGGCGGTGGTGCTCCAGCGAGGTCTGCGGGAACCGGGAGCGGGTGGCCCGGCACCGGCGGCGGGCAGCGCTCGCGCGGGCGTGATTTTCGTAACACCGGGTTTAGTTGCCCCGTACACGGTCATGACCGGGCCCGCGCGGCGGTGTGTCGGAAATGTAAAGATCATTGGGTGGGAATGTGCATCCATGTCCCGCTCGTCACATCGTCCCAAAGAAAACTGTGACCTCCGTTTGAACACCGCGCCGCTTGCTTCCGTACGGGTGGGCGAGCGACCGACTGGGGGAACCCCCGGACACCGGAGGTGGGCGTGCGCAAGGATGCGGCCGTGGCCAATGAACGTGGATCGAGGGCCCGACATCGCATGTCCTCACAGCCCTCGGAACCAGATGAGGAGCTGATGCGTGCGCTGTATCGCGAGCACGCCGGACCTCTGCTCGCGTATGTCCTGCGGCTGGTCGCCGGTGATCGGCAGCGCGCCGAGGACGTCGTACAGGAAACGCTCATCCGTGCCTGGAAGAACGCCGGTCAGCTCAATCGGGCGACCGGTTCGGTACGCCCCTGGCTGGTGACGGTCGCGCGCCGCATCGTCATCGACAACCACCGCAGCCGGCAGGCCCGGCCGCAGGAGGTCGATCCGTCGCCGCTGGAGGTCATCCCCGCGGAGGACGAGATCGACAAGGCGCTGTGGCTGATGACGCTGTCGGACGCGCTCGACGACCTGACCCCGGCCCACCGGGAGGTACTCGTCGAGACGTACTTCAAGGGGCGTACGGTCAATGAGGCGGCCGAGACGCTGGGTATACCCAGCGGCACGGTGCGTTCTCGGGTTTTCTACGCCCTGCGATCGATGAAGCTGGCACTGGAGGAGCGGGGGGTGACGGCGTGATGAGCAGTGGATACGGGGGAATTCAGGGATTCGGCACGGGTGGTCCGGGTATGTCTGGCCCCATGAGCCCCAATCAGGGATCTTCGGTGCCGAGTGAGCACGAGACCGTCGGCGCCTACGCCCTCGGGATTCTCGACGACGCCGAGGCAACCGCTTTCGAGGCGCATCTCGCCGGCTGCGAGTGGTGCGCCCAGCAGCTGGACGAGCTGGCCGGGATGGAGCCGATGCTGGCCGCGCTCGCGGACCTGCCGGGCGCCGGCAGCACCCCCGCGATCGGCGACTCGCTGTCCGCCAAGCCCAGCCCGCGGCTGGTGGAGAAGCTGGTCGACGAGGTCGCGGAGAAGCGCGCCCAGAAGCGCCGGCGCAGCTTCTACATGATCGCGGCGGCGGCCGCGCTGATCATCGCCGGGCCGCTGGCCGCGGTGGCGGTCAACGGCGGCTCGGACGGCGGCGGGGGGCAGGTCACCGCGTCGGCCGCGCAGACGACCTTCGATGCCATGCCCGACAAGAGGTCGGCCACGGACCCGTCGTCCCAGGTCAGCGCGACCGTGGGGATGGCCCAGAAGGACTGGGGCACCCAGGCGGTCCTGGAGCTGAAGAACGCCAAGGGCCCGCTGAAGTGCTCACTGGTACTCGTCGCGAAGAACGGGCAGCGCGTGACGATGTCCTCCTGGTCCGTGCCGGACTGGGGCTACGGCATCCCGAACGGCAAGACGCCGGAGTCCAGGAAACCGCTCTACATCGGCGGCGCCGCGGCCTTCAAGCCCAACGAGATCGACCACTTCGAGGTCGTGACCTTCCAGGGCAAGAAGCTGGTGCAGGTGCAGGCGTAGCGCCTTTCGGGGAGGTGCGTTCTGTCGAGCGGCGGCTGCAGGTGAGCAGTGGTTGGGCGCGCCTGCGACGAAACCGCCGCCCCGTAGCTTTCATGGGTCCCCTTCGCGTACGGTTGACGGCTGCCCAGCACGTCAGAAGGGGGCCCGGTGGCCGCTCAGGTTCAGCAGTCCGCGGTCGGCTCGGTACACGACGCACACGATTCCGTTCGTGACCGAGAGATCAGCGTCGAACAGGAACACCTGGACCGGGTGTACCGGCGGCTGGAGGAGAAGATCCACGAGGCCGAGTTCCTGATGCACGACGCGGCCAAGCGCGCCCAGGTCGGCACCCCGGGCGCGCTGGCCGAGCGGGACGCGCAGGTCTTCCGGGCCGGCATCCACCTGAACCGGCTCAACAACGAGTTCGAGGACTTCCTCTTCGGACGGATCGACCTGCTCCTCGGCAAGGACGGGAAGAAGGGACCCGACGGGGCCTACACCGCCGTGGAACCGGCGGAAGGCGCCGTGCGGGACGACAACACCGCCGACATCGCCGAGACCCTGCACATCGGGCGCATCGGCGTGCTCGACGAGGACTACGCGCCGCTGGTCATCGACTGGCGGGCGCCCGCCGCCGCCCCCTTCTACCGGGCCACTCCGGTGGAGCCCGGGCGGGTCGTACGGCGCCGGGTCATCCGGTCCAAGGGGCGCCGGGTGCTCGGCGTCGAGGACGACCTGATGCGCCCCGAGCTGACGGCCTGCCTCGACGGCCGTGAGCTGGCCGTCATCGGCGACGGTGCCCTCATGGCCGCTCTCGGCCAGGCCCGCAGCCACACCATGCGGGACATCGTCTCCTCCATCCAGGCCGAGCAGGACCTGGTCATCCGCGCCCCCGCCGCCTCGATCACGTATGTGGAGGGCGGCCCGGGGACCGGCAAGACCGCCGTCGCCCTGCACCGCGCCGCGTATCTGCTCTACCAGGACAGACGCAGATACGCGGGCGGCATCCTGATCGTCTCCCCGACCCCGCTGCTCGTGGCCTACACCGAGGGCGTGCTGCCCTCGCTCGGCGAGGAGGGCCAGGTCGCGATCCGCGCGATCGGCTCACTCGCCGTGGACGCCGTCGGCGCCGAGGCCACGCTGTACGACTCCCCGTCCGTGGCCCGCGCCAAGGGCTCGTACCGGATGCTGAAGGTGCTGCGCAAGGCCGCCCGGGGCGCCCTGGAACTGGGACCGGCCGGCACCGGCACGGCGGGGCAGCTCGCCCTGGACGACGACACCGACGACCACGCGCCGCAGGCCCTCGCCGGACCGGCCGCCCGCCTGCGCGTCGTCGCCTTCGGGCGCCGGCTGGAACTGCAGACGGAGGAACTGGACCGCATCCGCCGCAGCGCCCTCGGCGGCACCGCGCCCGTCAACCTGCTCCGCCCGCGCGCCCGCAAGCTGCTGCTGGACGCCCTGTGGGCCAGGTCGGGAGCGGCCACCCGGCACACCGACCCCGAGCTGGCCGCCGAGCTGCGCTCCTCCTTCGACGAGGACGTCACCGGCGAGGACTCCTTCATCGCGTTCCTCGACGCCTGGTGGCCCGAGCTGACCCCGAAGGCCGTCCTGTCCGCCATGGCCGACGAGAGGCGGCTCGGCCGCTGGGCCCGCCGGATCCTCAACCCGGGCGAGGTCCGCAAGGTCGCCCGCTCGCTCCAGCGTGACGGGTACTCCGTCCACGACATCGCCATGCTCGACGAACTCCAGGCGATCCTCGGCGCCCCGGCCCGGCCGAAGAAGAAGCGGGAGCTCGACCCGCTGGACCAGCTCACCGGCCTGGAGGAGCTGATGCCGGTGCGTGAGGAATCGCAGCGGGAGCGGGCCGAGCGGCTCGCACAGGAGCGCACCGAGTACGCGCACGTCATCGTGGACGAGGCCCAGGACCTCACACCGATGCAGTGGCGCATGGTCGGCCGCCGCGGCCGGCACGCCACCTGGACGGTCGTGGGCGACCCGGCCCAGTCCTCCTGGTCCGACCCGGACGAGGCGGCCGAGGCCCGCGACGAGGCGCTCGGCACCCGGCCCCGGCGCCGCTTCCAGCTCACCGTGAACTACCGCAACCCGGCGGAGATCGCCGAGCTGGCCGCCAAGGTGCTCGCGCTCGCCATGCCCGGCTCCGAGGCGCCCAGCGCCGTGCGGTCCACCGGCGTCCAGCCGCGCTTCACCGTCGTACGGGAATCGCTGCAGCGGACCGTGCGGGCCGAGGCCGAGCGGCTGCTGGACCTGGTGGACGGCACGGTCGGCGTGATCGTCGCCATGAACCGGCGCGAGGAGGCCCGGCGCTGGCTGGCCGGGCTCGGCGACCGGGTGGTGGCGCTCGGCAGCCTGGAGGCCAAGGGCCTGGAGTACGACGCGACGGTCCTCGTGTCGCCCGCGGAGATCGCCGACGAGTCCCCGGCCGGCCTGCGCGTGCTGTACGTGGGGCTGACCCGGGCCACCCAGCAGCTGACGGTGGTCTCGGGGGAGCGGGACGAGCCGGACGCGGCCGGGGTGCCGGACCTGCTGCGGGACTGAGATTCCTGTGAACATCCCGTAGGGGAATGGCCGTACCGCGTCGGTTTGTTAGCCTTGGTGTGGCACCGGCCCGATCCAAGCCCCCGGGCCCAACCTTTGTCCCTGCGAGGGACCACTTGCCGCGAGGCGAGCATGGCGGGTCGGTGTCATGAACGTGTGGGAGGCCCACGTCACCTTGTGACGTGGGCCTCTTTCTTTGCCTGATTGTTTCTCGTATGGTGGAAGTGGTTTTCCGAAACCGCGCACCGCTCATGAACAAAACGTCCGCAATCCAGGTCGACTACCGCGTACTCCGCGGTAGGTGCGACGATCGGACGGCACAACTCGCGACACGGTGAAAGCAGAGGAAGTCGGCCATGGCAACGGCGCCCAGCGTCTCCTACTCGATGACCATCCGGCTGGAGGTGCCCGCGAGCGGAACCGCCGTCTCGCAGCTCACCACCGCGGTCGAGTCCTCCGGAGGCTCGGTGACCGGCCTCGACGTCACCGCGTCGGGCCACGAGAAGCTCCGTATCGACGTCACCATCGCGGCCACCTCCACGGCCCACGCCGAGGAGATCGTCGAGAAGCTCCGCGGCATCGAGGGCGTCACCCTCGGCAAGGTCTCCGACCGTACGTTCCTGATGCACCTCGGCGGCAAGATCGAGATGGCGTCGAAACACCCCATCCGCAACCGTGACGACCTCTCCATGGTCTACACGCCGGGTGTGGCCCGTGTCTGCATGGCGATCGCCGAGAACCCCGAGGACGCCCGCCGCCTGACCATCAAGCGCAACTCCGTTGCGGTCGTGACGGACGGCTCCGCCGTGCTCGGCCTCGGCAACATCGGCCCCAAGGCGGCCCTCCCCGTCATGGAGGGCAAGGCGGCCCTCTTCAAGCGCTTCGCCGGCATCGACGCCTGGCCGATCTGCCTGGACACCCAGGACAGCGACGCGATCGTGGAGATCGTCAAGGCGATCGCCCCCGGGTTCGCCGGCATCAACCTCGAGGACATCTCCGCCCCGCGCTGCTTCGAGATCGAGGCCCGCCTGCGCGAGGCCCTCGACATCCCCGTCTTCCACGACGACCAGCACGGCACCGCGATCGTCGTCCTCGCCGCCCTGACCAACGCCCTGCGCGTCACGGACAAGGCCATCGAGAACATCCGGGTCGTGATGTCCGGCGCCGGGGCGGCCGGTACGGCCATCCTCAAGCTGCTCATCGCGGCGGGCGTGAAGAACGCCGTCGTCGCCGACATCCACGGTGTCGTCCACGCCGGCCGCGAGGACCTGGTGAACGCCCCGGCCGACTCGCCGCTGCGCTGGATCGCCGACAACACCAACCCCGAGGGCCTCACCGGCACCCTCAAGGAGGCCGTGCGCGGCGCCGACGTCTTCATCGGCGTCTCCGCCCCCAACGTCCTCGACGGCGACGACGTGGCCGCCATGGCCGACGGCGCCATCGTGTTCGCGCTCGCGAACCCCGACCCCGAGGTGGACCCGGCAATCGCCCGTCAGACGGCCGCCGTTGTGGCCACGGGCCGCTCCGACTTCCCCAACCAGATCAACAACGTGCTGGTCTTCCCGGGCGTCTTCCGCGGCCTGCTGGACGCCCAGTCCCGCACGGTCAACACCGAGATGATGCTGGCCGCCGCGAAGGCCCTCGCCGACGTGGTCAGCCAGGACGAGCTGAACCCGAACTACATCATCCCGAGCGTCTTCAACGACAAGGTCGCGGGCGCCGTCGCCGGCGCGGTCCGCGAGGCCGCGAAGGCGGCCGGGGCGACGGCCTAGGACATCCGGACCGGCCGGGCGCCGCCTGCCCGGCCGGGTGAAGGAAAGGCGGCGGCCGGGCGTCGGCCCGGTGACGGCGTGTCGTACTGTGCAGGGGCTGTGAGGATCACCACGGCAGGCCCCCGCACCGGCGCGTCGTGGAACCAGCTGATGCCGGGCTCGCTCTAGGGTGACGCCGAGCAGGCGCTTTTCGTGTGACTCCCCAGGGTGTTCTCACGACTCCTACGGGTGCCGGATTGGCTTTACCGCCGCAGGTAGGGGCAGGATGCGTCCCTGGGCGCGAGCGCATCGGCATCGCAGTGCCTCGGGCGGATCCGCCGCGTGGCACACCCCAACGGCAAGAAAAACACGGGAGTAACAACATGAACCGCAGTGAGCTGGTGGCCGCGCTGGCCGACCGCGCCGAGGTGACCCGCAAGGACGCCGACGCCGTGCTGGCCGCGTTCGCCGAGACCGTCGGCGAGATCGTCGCCAAGGGCGACGAGAAGGTCACCATCCCCGGCTTCCTGACCTTCGAGCGCACCCACCGTGCCGCTCGCACCGCGCGCAACCCGCAGACCGGCGAGCCGATCAACATCCCCGCCGGGTACAGCGTGAAGGTCACCGCGGGCAGCAAGCTCAAGGAAGCGGCCAAGGGCAAGTGACCTTGCCGTCTCTGTGCCGACGGGACGGCGTAGGGGCGCTTTGAACAACGCCGATGGGGCGGCATCCGGGTTTCCCGGTGCCGCCCCATCGTGATTGCCGTCGAAAGCCGGCTTTGCCGGACCTAGCCCAGCGCTTTGCCCGGCAGCTCGACCTTGGCTCCCAGCTCGACCAGCTTCTCCATGAAGTTCTCGTAGCCGCGGTTGATCAGGTCGATGCCGTGGACGCGGGACGTGCCCTCGGCCGCCAGGGCCGCGATGAGGTACGAGAAACCGCCGCGCAGGTCGGGGATGACCAGATCGGCGCCCTGCAGCCGGGTGGGCCCGGAGACGACCGCGGAGTGCAGGAAGTTGCGCTGGCCGAAGCGGCAGTCGGAACCGCCCAGGCACTCGCGGTAGAGCTGGATGTGGGCGCCCATCTGGTTCAGGGCCGAGGTGAAGCCGAGCCGGGACTCGTACACCGTCTCGTGGATGATGGACAGGCCCGTGGCCTGCGTCAGGGCCACCACCAGCGGCTGCTGCCAGTCGGTCTGGAAACCGGGGTGTACGTCCGTCTCCAGCGCGATCGACTTCAACTGGCCGCCGGGGTGCCAGAAGCGGATGCCCTCGTCGTCGATCTCGAAGGCACCGCCCACCTTCCGGTAGGTGTTCAGGAACGTCATCATCGAGCGCTGCTGGGCGCCGCGGACGTAGATGTTGCCGTTGGTCGCGAGCGCCGCCGACGCCCAGGAAGCGGCCTCCAGGCGGTCCGGGAGGGCGCGGTGGGTGTAGCCGCCGAGCTTGTCCACACCGGTGATGCGGATCGTGCGGTCGGTGTCCATCGCGATGATCGCGCCCATCTTCTGCAGCACGCAGATGAGGTCCTCGATCTCCGGTTCGACGGCCGCGTTGGACAACTCGGTGACGCCCTCGGCGAGTACGGCCGTCAGCAGCACCTGCTCGGTCGCGCCGACGGACGGGTACGGCAGCCGGATCTTCGTACCGCGCAGGCCCTTCGGCGCCTCCAGGTACTGGCCGTCCGCGCGCTTCTCGATGCTCGCGCCGAACTGCCGCAGCACGTCGAAGTGGAAGTCGATGGGCCGGCCGCCGATGTCACAGCCGCCGAGGCCCGGGATGAACGCGTGGCCGAGACGGTGCAGGAGCGGACCGCAGAAGAGGATCGGGATACGGCTGGACCCGGCATGGGCGTCGATGTCCGCCACGTTGGCGCTCTCGACGTGCGTCGGGTCCATCACCAGCTCGCCGGGCTCCTCGCCCGGGCGGACCGTCACCCCGTGCAGCTGGAGCAGGCCGCGGACGACCCGCACGTCACGGATGTCGGGGACGTTGCGCAGTCGGCTCGGCGCGCTGCCCAGCAGGGCGGCGACCATGGCCTTCGGTACGAGGTTCTTCGCACCGCGGACACGGATCTCGCCCTCCAGCGGGGTTCCGCCGTGGACAAGCAGGACATCGTCGTTGACGGTCATGTATCTCGCGTTCCGATGAGTTGGGCAGGGGCCGGCCGATCGATCACTGTGCGCAGGGGCCGGGAAGACAGGGTAATCGCCGATTACCCCCCGTCCGTAAGCCCGAGTACCACCCAGCCGCGTCATAGCTGTGTCACAACACGAACCGTTCCCTTTCGGGCACATGGGGTCACCGGACGCGGATGTGCGCCCGGGGCGCTTCCGTGCTCCCTGAGCTGCGTTCACCACCGCCGTCCGATTGGCTCCCCACCGGAGGGGAAGATGCGGGATCATGTCTGGCATGACCGAGGTGTCCTCGCTCACAGGGCGGCTGCTCGTGGCCACGCCCGCCCTGGCGGACCCGAACTTCGACCGCGCGGTGGTGCTCCTTCTCGACCACGACGAGGAGGGTTCCCTCGGTGTCGTCCTCAACCGTCCCACCCCGGTGGACGTGGGCGACATCCTGGAAGGCTGGGCCGATCTCGCCGGCGAGCCCGGTGTGGTCTTCCAGGGCGGGCCCGTCTCGCTGGACTCGGCGCTCGGCGTCGCGGTCATCCCGGGCGGCGCGAACGGCGACCTCGCCCCGCTGGGCTGGCGCCGGGTGCACGGCGCGATCGGCCTGGTCGATCTGGAGGCCCCGCCGGAACTGCTCGCCGCGGCCCTCGGCTCCTTGAGGATCTTCGCCGGATACGCCGGCTGGGGCCCCGGCCAGCTGGAGGACGAGCTGGTCGAGGGCGCCTGGTACGTCGTCGAGTCCGAGCCCGGAGACGTCTCCTCCCCGGCGCCGGAAAGACTCTGGCGCGAGGTCCTGCGCCGCCAGCGCAACGAGCTGGCGATGGTGGCCACGTATCCGGACGACCCGTCGCTCAACTGATGCGTGTGTGCTTCAGTACCCTTGCTGATATGAGCACTCTTGAGCCCGAGCGCGGGACTGGTACGGGGACCCTCGTAGAGCCGACGCCGCAGGTGTCCCACGGTGACGGTGACCACGAGCGCTTCGCCCACTACGTCCAGAAGGACAAGATCATGGCGAGCGCCCTCGACGGC
Above is a genomic segment from Streptomyces fodineus containing:
- a CDS encoding YqgE/AlgH family protein, with the translated sequence MTEVSSLTGRLLVATPALADPNFDRAVVLLLDHDEEGSLGVVLNRPTPVDVGDILEGWADLAGEPGVVFQGGPVSLDSALGVAVIPGGANGDLAPLGWRRVHGAIGLVDLEAPPELLAAALGSLRIFAGYAGWGPGQLEDELVEGAWYVVESEPGDVSSPAPERLWREVLRRQRNELAMVATYPDDPSLN
- a CDS encoding SAM-dependent methyltransferase, encoding MNREQMSRIAHAGHPVKSPLGDDSVRRLLARGLPRGDERVLDLGCGGGEWLLRALAMGPRVHAEGVDIAEGDLCRAAAAARDLGVRDRLVLHHLSAEDFQSAEPFDVVLSFGAAHVFGGLLPTLAAARSHLAPGGRVLVGDGFWERPPSREAVEMLGDFTDLATTVDRVVADGWTPVDGHVSTRQELDDYEWACWGSLAAWALDHPGDPDSSHALATATARRTEWLRVYRDTFGFVSLVLRPTPE
- a CDS encoding DUF1772 domain-containing protein; the protein is MTDTSHTTRESRATEVVVLIAATITMGLIAGVFYIFACAVMPALARSDDRTYVEVMRDINTVIQNPVFFLGFMGALLLTGVSAWQLRRTPCARWAGAALLSYALVFFVTAAFNIPLNNALAAKGDPHALRDHFEGPWVAWNVVRALGSTLALGLLTRALLLYGRFGGPYSGVGRSTRETKPKVSR
- a CDS encoding NAD-dependent malic enzyme — encoded protein: MATAPSVSYSMTIRLEVPASGTAVSQLTTAVESSGGSVTGLDVTASGHEKLRIDVTIAATSTAHAEEIVEKLRGIEGVTLGKVSDRTFLMHLGGKIEMASKHPIRNRDDLSMVYTPGVARVCMAIAENPEDARRLTIKRNSVAVVTDGSAVLGLGNIGPKAALPVMEGKAALFKRFAGIDAWPICLDTQDSDAIVEIVKAIAPGFAGINLEDISAPRCFEIEARLREALDIPVFHDDQHGTAIVVLAALTNALRVTDKAIENIRVVMSGAGAAGTAILKLLIAAGVKNAVVADIHGVVHAGREDLVNAPADSPLRWIADNTNPEGLTGTLKEAVRGADVFIGVSAPNVLDGDDVAAMADGAIVFALANPDPEVDPAIARQTAAVVATGRSDFPNQINNVLVFPGVFRGLLDAQSRTVNTEMMLAAAKALADVVSQDELNPNYIIPSVFNDKVAGAVAGAVREAAKAAGATA
- the murA gene encoding UDP-N-acetylglucosamine 1-carboxyvinyltransferase, translated to MTVNDDVLLVHGGTPLEGEIRVRGAKNLVPKAMVAALLGSAPSRLRNVPDIRDVRVVRGLLQLHGVTVRPGEEPGELVMDPTHVESANVADIDAHAGSSRIPILFCGPLLHRLGHAFIPGLGGCDIGGRPIDFHFDVLRQFGASIEKRADGQYLEAPKGLRGTKIRLPYPSVGATEQVLLTAVLAEGVTELSNAAVEPEIEDLICVLQKMGAIIAMDTDRTIRITGVDKLGGYTHRALPDRLEAASWASAALATNGNIYVRGAQQRSMMTFLNTYRKVGGAFEIDDEGIRFWHPGGQLKSIALETDVHPGFQTDWQQPLVVALTQATGLSIIHETVYESRLGFTSALNQMGAHIQLYRECLGGSDCRFGQRNFLHSAVVSGPTRLQGADLVIPDLRGGFSYLIAALAAEGTSRVHGIDLINRGYENFMEKLVELGAKVELPGKALG
- a CDS encoding CGNR zinc finger domain-containing protein, with amino-acid sequence MALGTATSSSYELRFDAGRICLDLLATSHPVERLDGVVSLRAWIGGAGLVPAGTPLDRADGSWLVGFRELRVHVGQLVRALHAVAAPSYDRSLARVNELARAATPAPCAVRGEDGGLVRGLAEPPGCAGLLALVARDAVELLTDPVARAAVRECEGDNCPLVYLDTSRGRRRRWCSSEVCGNRERVARHRRRAALARA
- a CDS encoding anti-sigma factor family protein, which translates into the protein MPSEHETVGAYALGILDDAEATAFEAHLAGCEWCAQQLDELAGMEPMLAALADLPGAGSTPAIGDSLSAKPSPRLVEKLVDEVAEKRAQKRRRSFYMIAAAAALIIAGPLAAVAVNGGSDGGGGQVTASAAQTTFDAMPDKRSATDPSSQVSATVGMAQKDWGTQAVLELKNAKGPLKCSLVLVAKNGQRVTMSSWSVPDWGYGIPNGKTPESRKPLYIGGAAAFKPNEIDHFEVVTFQGKKLVQVQA
- a CDS encoding DUF3039 domain-containing protein is translated as MSTLEPERGTGTGTLVEPTPQVSHGDGDHERFAHYVQKDKIMASALDGTPVVALCGKVWVPGRDPKKYPVCPMCKEIYESMGSGGEDKGGDK
- a CDS encoding sigma-70 family RNA polymerase sigma factor gives rise to the protein MGVRKDAAVANERGSRARHRMSSQPSEPDEELMRALYREHAGPLLAYVLRLVAGDRQRAEDVVQETLIRAWKNAGQLNRATGSVRPWLVTVARRIVIDNHRSRQARPQEVDPSPLEVIPAEDEIDKALWLMTLSDALDDLTPAHREVLVETYFKGRTVNEAAETLGIPSGTVRSRVFYALRSMKLALEERGVTA
- a CDS encoding SRPBCC domain-containing protein, encoding MAFPDRIERTIEIAHPPAAVWAALTTAEGLSAWFGNQAAIELRPGGAAWMKWDGGHRADMRVERVEEPTVFGFTWNIAGLPEDDPRRTYVEFTLEPLGTGTRLTVVETGFAQLPDEVHRGEYAGHTEGWTRELGELVDHLDAAA
- a CDS encoding HU family DNA-binding protein, coding for MNRSELVAALADRAEVTRKDADAVLAAFAETVGEIVAKGDEKVTIPGFLTFERTHRAARTARNPQTGEPINIPAGYSVKVTAGSKLKEAAKGK
- a CDS encoding HelD family protein — translated: MAAQVQQSAVGSVHDAHDSVRDREISVEQEHLDRVYRRLEEKIHEAEFLMHDAAKRAQVGTPGALAERDAQVFRAGIHLNRLNNEFEDFLFGRIDLLLGKDGKKGPDGAYTAVEPAEGAVRDDNTADIAETLHIGRIGVLDEDYAPLVIDWRAPAAAPFYRATPVEPGRVVRRRVIRSKGRRVLGVEDDLMRPELTACLDGRELAVIGDGALMAALGQARSHTMRDIVSSIQAEQDLVIRAPAASITYVEGGPGTGKTAVALHRAAYLLYQDRRRYAGGILIVSPTPLLVAYTEGVLPSLGEEGQVAIRAIGSLAVDAVGAEATLYDSPSVARAKGSYRMLKVLRKAARGALELGPAGTGTAGQLALDDDTDDHAPQALAGPAARLRVVAFGRRLELQTEELDRIRRSALGGTAPVNLLRPRARKLLLDALWARSGAATRHTDPELAAELRSSFDEDVTGEDSFIAFLDAWWPELTPKAVLSAMADERRLGRWARRILNPGEVRKVARSLQRDGYSVHDIAMLDELQAILGAPARPKKKRELDPLDQLTGLEELMPVREESQRERAERLAQERTEYAHVIVDEAQDLTPMQWRMVGRRGRHATWTVVGDPAQSSWSDPDEAAEARDEALGTRPRRRFQLTVNYRNPAEIAELAAKVLALAMPGSEAPSAVRSTGVQPRFTVVRESLQRTVRAEAERLLDLVDGTVGVIVAMNRREEARRWLAGLGDRVVALGSLEAKGLEYDATVLVSPAEIADESPAGLRVLYVGLTRATQQLTVVSGERDEPDAAGVPDLLRD